ATGCAGCATACGTTGTTTAAACACGAAATAGCCAGTAGGTGGTGCTGTTACTTTGTCTAAGACTGGAAGGAGTGCAGACGTTTAAAATGTTTGTACACAatagtgtctgtctgtctatccagAATGTATGATTTTGATACTTTCCCTCCACTTTCACCAGATTATCAGGACCACTGGCTTTCTGAAAGGCTTGTACAAAGAGAATGAATTGAAGTCAGAGTGTATAAAGGTAAATTGGACAAAAATTAACACAACTTCCTGGCGGATGGTaaatgggcgtttttttgttttgttttttattaaacttgtaGGACAAAGATATGAAGATGGCGTTCCTTCAGAAAGCAATCGATGTTGTGGCACTGGTCACTGGCGAGCCCCTTGCGGTCAGACCGGCTCATATTGTCGCCGGTCATGAGCCCGAGAAGACCAACGAGCTCCTGCAGGCGATTGCCAAGTGCTGCCTCACCAAGGTTGGTTGAGCTCCACTGGTGGTTCTTGAGGATGTCAAATGTGAGGCCTTCATCGTTCCGCGACTGGCGCATGGCGATGTTGACGCGTCTTCACTTGTTGCACAGATGTCCAGTAAGGAGGCGGTGAAGAAAGTTCTTGCTGGAGAAAGGCTAGAAGTGAAGGCCAAGGAAAGCGCGCTCAAATCTCACGGCAAGGACGCTGCGGAAGGGCGCGAACTACATGCGGAGAGAGAGGTCAGTCActatctctgtctgtctgtctgtctgtctatctgtctgtctgtctctcctcCCTCTATCTGTCTCTTTTGCTCCCTCTCATCTCCCATTTTCCCTCTCTTGCTTTGTCTCACACTCgtccttttttctctctctctatcccccccttctctctctctctctctcactctctctctctctctctcactctcactatcactctcactctctctgTCTGTAGTTCTGGGAGCTTACAGAAGCGCATAGGGGTGTGGAGGACCTAAATTGGACactctgaattttttttatcgaagttgtatttttctaaaaacacaatattggtaAATGAAGCACATGCTTTAGCTTTCAAATGATAGCTATGATCAGGTTTAGTTGCGCCCCGTTTTTACTACAGCTGACACTGTGATCAccactacactttttttttgacagtttgaAAATCTCGCCAGGCATCCACAGCAATCACAGCCTGTCTCGCATTATCTCACGATCATCCCGTTTTTTTATCCAAGGTGGTCTGAAACGGGGCCTCGGTGGCCCTACGCGGCCTATAAGCAAACAGTCTTTTTCGTATTTTGAATGATTCCAGGAGAAGAAGATGACGGAGCAGAGAGAGAGCAGGCCAGAGAAGCAGCCGCAGCCGGCCAGAGCGCAGGAGAGGCACCGTCGAGACGCCTCGAGGGAACACCGCCACGACACTTCCAAGAACCACCAGCGAGAACAGGAGCCCGCCAAAGATGGCAAGCAAGACGACAAGAGTCGCGAGAGAGAGCGGGACAAGGTTAAAGACAACGCGCACGGCAATGAAAGGGAGCAGGAGAAAGTTCAAGTGAAGGAAAGCAACAATGCGAGAGAGATAACGGgggaaaaattaaaaagcgCCGAGAGTGAGAGACACAAGCCTTCGTCGTCTTCGTCATGCACCAACAGTCAGGCAAGAACGAGTCAGCCATCTTCTGCCAAAGGGCAAAGAAGGAAAAACACCTTCGGAGGTACATTTTTTGCATTCCCCTCAAATATATggaaatgtatgcaaatattAACCTCATTTTCTTGGCTGAGAATGGGAGGAAGGATTGCCTTGAGGAATTTGATGCCGTGACTGTTCGCTTCATGATGCTGCCCAAACCAacttttgctttctcttttgTCAACAGATAAATCGGACACCGAAGCCAGCGGTGAGTTACAAGTtggataaatgttttttgttttgttttgttttgtttttttaaagttttaatgcTGCAACATCATCAGAGCCTGCCATGCCAGAGCCTGTTCATGAGAAGTTTTGGTTTGTGCAGATGTATCTAATGAAATGTCCCTCAAGTACAAACTGAATTTTGCCGtgtcacgtttgtttgtttcccccccgAAAGATCCTCAGCAGGGTCCGAGTACTCCTTCCAAGGAAAGTGGAGATGCTGCCGGCTCCTCGCTTTCATCCGACGTGGCCTCCAGGTGGGTGTCCACCGCGCCAACGTTTCACATTCTGACCTGAACCAGTGCGATTGATGCGTCTCTGGTTGCCTAGCAACAGCCGACCGGCGCGCCTCACCAGCGCTCGCCGGGCTCCTCCTCCGGTCAAGAAACAGGAGAGCTTCAATGATGTGTTTCCGCCTGAGAGGTGACCTTTGACACCGGCCTCCAAACAGAAGCCGCGTCGTGTGTCGTTTCGCATCTGACGTTCTTCTCCTTTGCAGGCTTTCGAGCGCCAAGTTGTCAGTCATCAGAGATGGGAAGAAGCAGTCtgacgacgaggacgaggaaGATGAGCAGTTCCTCGTGGCGGAGGCGGCCCCGGAACCCGCAGATGCCCACAAGAAGGCAAGCATCATCCCTCCATTTTTGATATTCTTTTTCCTTATTCGGGTCACAGGCCAACTGGCTCCGACTTCAGTTGATTTTTccagactggtcgccagtcaatcaagGACACACCGTCACTATCACAGCTATGGGCAACATACAGGGCTCCATTTTCGTACCGAGATAATTCTAGTTTACCATTTTTATGAATTTGCAGAATACGCTATATATCCttgctttcttcttttctttagttttttctCTGGTCTCTTGCGATCTCtcaaatctgttggaatttagatgtttctggggtCGATGagagattctggttttgtaaccctgtgagtggcaggtggtgtctgtTTGGTGCTGGATtacactttgcttcatctttctttcctttgatctttcctctggtcccctgaccttctgaacttcacgactctggcgagacttcaaattatccggttaaggtgaagggtcatgggatttttataaggtttcaggtgaattaatgagcacaaactcacacacGCGTGCATGTAtacacactagggatgtaacgatatcccaaCATCACAATACCATATTatcacgataattatcatgatattgtggggaggttggcgatacaaaaaaaggtcacaatattgtttaaaaaaaaaaaaaaatgcgctcatccaaaaaaattcacacaatattgtgcttttgtacattacatcaatgaaaaatacaaaaatctatattatatataaaaaaaaatatatataaatataat
The Festucalex cinctus isolate MCC-2025b chromosome 11, RoL_Fcin_1.0, whole genome shotgun sequence DNA segment above includes these coding regions:
- the LOC144030153 gene encoding TRAF3-interacting protein 1-like isoform X2, with product MAAVNVLIIKKTQSTLGKVIKKPALTEKLLSKPPFRYLHDIFTEIIRTTGFLKGLYKENELKSECIKDKDMKMAFLQKAIDVVALVTGEPLAVRPAHIVAGHEPEKTNELLQAIAKCCLTKMSSKEAVKKVLAGERLEVKAKESALKSHGKDAAEGRELHAEREEKKMTEQRESRPEKQPQPARAQERHRRDASREHRHDTSKNHQREQEPAKDGKQDDKSRERERDKVKDNAHGNEREQEKVQVKESNNAREITGEKLKSAESERHKPSSSSSCTNSQARTSQPSSAKGQRRKNTFGDKSDTEASDPQQGPSTPSKESGDAAGSSLSSDVASSRPARLTSARRAPPPVKKQESFNDVFPPERLSSAKLSVIRDGKKQSDDEDEEDEQFLVAEAAPEPADAHKKESAQDLSSEEKHGGLVKKILETKKDYEQSSTSNKSREPMSEEARKKEQDLVTREVERLRASIQLVCQSAIPLGKIIDYVQEDIDAMQAELQGWRKENKEHAQTLLQEQKVTEQAVEPLKAKLGELEQQMKDYQDKICAMRSNVLTNEENIQKKLTAITSSRS
- the LOC144030153 gene encoding TRAF3-interacting protein 1-like isoform X1; its protein translation is MAAVNVLIIKKTQSTLGKVIKKPALTEKLLSKPPFRYLHDIFTEIIRTTGFLKGLYKENELKSECIKDKDMKMAFLQKAIDVVALVTGEPLAVRPAHIVAGHEPEKTNELLQAIAKCCLTKMSSKEAVKKVLAGERLEVKAKESALKSHGKDAAEGRELHAEREEKKMTEQRESRPEKQPQPARAQERHRRDASREHRHDTSKNHQREQEPAKDGKQDDKSRERERDKVKDNAHGNEREQEKVQVKESNNAREITGEKLKSAESERHKPSSSSSCTNSQARTSQPSSAKGQRRKNTFGDKSDTEASDPQQGPSTPSKESGDAAGSSLSSDVASSNSRPARLTSARRAPPPVKKQESFNDVFPPERLSSAKLSVIRDGKKQSDDEDEEDEQFLVAEAAPEPADAHKKESAQDLSSEEKHGGLVKKILETKKDYEQSSTSNKSREPMSEEARKKEQDLVTREVERLRASIQLVCQSAIPLGKIIDYVQEDIDAMQAELQGWRKENKEHAQTLLQEQKVTEQAVEPLKAKLGELEQQMKDYQDKICAMRSNVLTNEENIQKKLTAITSSRS